One stretch of Streptomyces sp. NBC_01363 DNA includes these proteins:
- a CDS encoding phosphotransferase family protein, whose translation MRQFAEIEDLSELVHDALGTGRRVVAVDRLRGGSKKGVYRVRLDGPRTESVIVYSWAEAENFWPDARETDPADPFAPASGMVPFLTARRTLESLGARTPQVLLADDSRRRFPADVAVVEDVSGGTLEALFETDPGRGAGALGDLAEMLEVMHRDRARHYGKVDLLERGDGVSEVSCERRVLDRALRDLAEAAGRDGSIATAGAALRDRLRELAERVSPRTEYGLIHGELGPDHVLIDAERRPVLIDIEDLMYFDIEDLMYFDIEWEHVFLQLRFGERYTALARPGLDPQRLDLYMLAMRLSLVAGPLRLLDGDFPDRAFMLGVAEHNAKQALALLPSA comes from the coding sequence ATGCGGCAATTCGCGGAGATCGAAGACCTGTCGGAACTCGTGCATGATGCGCTGGGAACGGGACGCCGCGTTGTCGCGGTGGACCGGCTGCGCGGGGGAAGCAAGAAAGGCGTGTACCGGGTCCGCCTCGATGGACCCCGTACAGAGAGTGTGATCGTCTACAGCTGGGCCGAGGCCGAGAACTTCTGGCCGGACGCGCGAGAGACCGATCCGGCCGACCCGTTCGCACCCGCCTCCGGGATGGTTCCGTTCCTGACCGCACGACGGACTCTGGAAAGTCTCGGGGCACGGACTCCGCAGGTGCTCCTGGCGGATGACAGCCGGCGCCGCTTCCCGGCGGACGTCGCCGTAGTCGAGGACGTCTCCGGCGGCACGCTCGAAGCACTCTTCGAAACCGACCCCGGGCGGGGCGCCGGGGCCCTGGGCGACCTCGCCGAAATGCTTGAGGTGATGCACCGGGACCGGGCCCGGCATTACGGCAAGGTGGACCTGCTGGAGCGGGGCGACGGCGTGTCCGAGGTCTCGTGCGAGCGGCGGGTGCTCGACCGCGCCCTGCGGGACCTTGCGGAGGCGGCGGGCCGCGACGGCAGCATCGCGACGGCCGGCGCCGCACTGCGCGACCGTCTGCGGGAGCTGGCCGAGCGGGTGAGCCCTCGCACGGAATACGGACTGATCCACGGAGAACTCGGGCCCGACCACGTCCTGATCGACGCCGAGAGGCGCCCCGTCCTGATCGACATCGAGGACCTGATGTACTTCGACATCGAGGACCTGATGTACTTCGACATCGAGTGGGAGCACGTCTTCCTCCAGCTCCGCTTCGGCGAGCGGTACACCGCGCTGGCCCGGCCCGGTCTCGATCCGCAGCGGCTCGACCTCTACATGCTCGCGATGCGTCTGTCGCTGGTGGCCGGTCCACTGCGCCTCCTCGACGGTGACTTTCCCGACCGGGCGTTCATGCTCGGCGTCGCCGAGCACAACGCGAAGCAGGCTCTGGCGCTCCTGCCGTCGGCGTAG
- a CDS encoding MFS transporter: MSLSARPAFRDVNVLRWLTAYTASVTGDVVYFLALSWAATRVGGPSQVGLVVAAGALPRAVLMLGGGVVADRFRPRRVAVVSDAIRCAVILAVAAAVVAASPSVWLLVAVALVFGAVDAVFMPAVGVLPPRITAPEQLARVQGMRGLSIRLSNAVGPLLAGSVLVIGGAAGAFTVAGVLFAVSLVVLLTVRIAAETEAVSQRASTWRELGDGLRYVRRHRMLAPLVAVIGLSEMCFSGPVATGLVLLADERGWGASGMGWVASAFSVGAAAAALLLTVSPRIPRAGLTMSGALLGTAAGAASLGHAPSLPTAVMFGALIGLTSGFTTTVTGALIQTETDSRYLGRVTSVTTLCTLGLAPALFPVVGVTVSLWGADVFFAGCGAICLLAAALGLSVPMLRRAELRPPKSATPAGR, from the coding sequence ATGTCCCTGTCCGCGCGGCCCGCGTTCCGGGACGTCAATGTACTGCGGTGGCTCACCGCGTACACGGCTTCGGTCACGGGCGACGTCGTGTACTTTCTCGCTCTGTCCTGGGCTGCCACTCGCGTCGGCGGGCCGTCGCAGGTGGGCCTGGTGGTCGCGGCCGGGGCGCTTCCCCGCGCGGTGCTCATGCTCGGCGGGGGCGTAGTGGCCGACCGTTTCCGGCCGCGCCGGGTTGCCGTCGTCAGCGACGCGATCCGCTGCGCGGTGATCCTCGCCGTGGCTGCGGCGGTTGTGGCCGCGTCACCGAGCGTGTGGCTCCTGGTCGCGGTCGCGTTGGTCTTCGGTGCGGTCGACGCGGTGTTCATGCCGGCGGTGGGCGTGCTCCCGCCGCGCATCACGGCGCCTGAGCAACTCGCCCGGGTACAGGGGATGCGCGGGCTGTCGATCCGGCTGAGCAACGCCGTCGGCCCCCTTCTGGCGGGATCCGTGCTGGTGATCGGTGGTGCGGCCGGTGCGTTCACGGTCGCAGGCGTTCTTTTCGCCGTCTCGCTCGTCGTTCTGCTCACGGTGCGCATCGCAGCCGAGACCGAGGCGGTGTCTCAACGTGCCTCCACCTGGCGTGAGTTGGGTGACGGCCTGCGATATGTCCGCCGCCACCGGATGCTCGCACCACTGGTCGCGGTGATCGGGCTGAGCGAGATGTGCTTCAGCGGCCCGGTCGCCACCGGCCTGGTTCTCCTGGCGGACGAACGCGGCTGGGGCGCCTCGGGCATGGGATGGGTCGCGAGCGCATTCAGCGTCGGAGCGGCGGCCGCTGCGTTGCTGCTCACCGTGTCTCCCCGGATACCGCGCGCCGGACTGACGATGTCCGGCGCGTTGCTCGGCACCGCCGCGGGGGCGGCCTCCCTGGGGCACGCTCCCTCGCTGCCCACCGCCGTGATGTTCGGCGCCTTGATCGGCCTGACCAGCGGGTTCACCACAACCGTGACCGGTGCCCTGATCCAGACGGAGACCGACTCCCGATACCTCGGCAGGGTCACCTCGGTCACGACCCTGTGCACGCTCGGCCTCGCACCCGCACTCTTTCCGGTCGTCGGCGTCACCGTGTCCCTGTGGGGAGCGGACGTGTTCTTCGCCGGATGCGGCGCGATCTGCCTGCTCGCCGCGGCACTCGGCCTGTCTGTGCCCATGCTGCGACGCGCCGAACTCCGACCGCCCAAGTCCGCGACGCCGGCTGGACGGTGA
- a CDS encoding helix-turn-helix domain-containing protein, producing MELDTAALRVLAHPLRLNVLTLLRERGPSTATRIADELGINPGAASYHLRRLASGGLIVDEPDRGTGRERWWKSVHRQSIHDPVTAPAEQREAGRAYVQAVAVAAADRLRRAAQEVALLPEEWLDATAYSDFLLYLTPGDVDRMRAEIFEVISRYRHGASEAPEGSSPVVLQVQAFPVPGTAQPPTGDA from the coding sequence ATCGAACTCGACACCGCTGCCCTGCGCGTACTCGCTCACCCGTTGCGCCTGAACGTGCTCACCCTGCTGCGCGAGCGCGGTCCCTCCACCGCCACCCGCATCGCCGACGAACTCGGCATCAACCCCGGCGCGGCCAGCTATCACCTGCGCCGCCTCGCGTCGGGCGGACTCATCGTGGACGAGCCGGACCGGGGCACCGGACGGGAACGATGGTGGAAATCCGTCCATCGGCAGTCGATCCACGATCCCGTGACCGCGCCCGCGGAACAGCGCGAGGCCGGACGCGCGTACGTACAGGCAGTCGCCGTGGCCGCTGCCGATCGACTGCGCCGGGCCGCGCAGGAGGTGGCGCTGCTTCCTGAGGAATGGCTCGACGCCACTGCCTACAGCGACTTCCTGCTGTATCTGACCCCTGGTGACGTGGACCGGATGAGGGCCGAGATCTTCGAGGTGATCTCCCGCTACCGGCACGGAGCGAGCGAAGCGCCCGAAGGCTCCTCTCCGGTGGTGCTGCAAGTGCAGGCGTTCCCGGTGCCCGGTACGGCTCAGCCGCCGACCGGCGACGCGTGA
- a CDS encoding LAETG motif-containing sortase-dependent surface protein — MRARLSSAVAVAAAATLTLTGLPGLTSSADAAPAKKPPNPGMLCRDYFDLAEDLQAIVDLPDADADASRAKSQWDTYEYENPGKKWDGLGPPSEEDVKRLEKEAKEPPKSRAVDRVWWKWIRASKKNPKAYGDFTYWRDIILIKNAGNDPRGKAFEKKIIKDHGLVGDDWICQKEFDFTDPDTGDTHRRQADAWNKKTGEALEIKSNGRPDPKQKPGDIAWSKQEKSPVKSLKYVFAEPQEEAARKHLSELKKNAPGKVTEYNYRSRKVELAPGGGVRDKTTTMQPPGSKGVTGGGAQDLIRESRPNPKAMKEFLDRKNAADPNRLQPKGPGGVDFTTLELRYIGKPVKGKGVDYSFSAKEVPEDTAGWGGKEKAQLINDAFFTWLALTPEKFWVNLNPDQPDKIMDSAFGKTDAGRTLLEADLELKRDFADAMNPTKRPEADEYWKSLPRNSEGVPCWFQVRNWIEPDTAVVREENGGIHILDTPLKVKAQYLKIDNMPGDPYLCEFNEAEKKATEDRMNRLIMPEVERRVNNDARYADLRRVYTARVAAEFIRQQDAKTPTDYHKVINSNDVSSWPLRGENKDWTREKVYQAYLKSLREGEQQWEHDAGGGRYTMSVGGVDFSKQPKRNMTKQRFDTDHRYLPRETKSSVRTLTDNAKDGDANLLLLGGNTVSSDISSGGDTPGPDPKPTPTPTKPGEPTGKPTDPGTPPATGSNGGGTGGKDPEGDLADTGSSAPVGLIAGLAAALAAVGGGLVWWKRRRTADQE, encoded by the coding sequence GTGAGGGCGCGCCTGTCGTCCGCTGTCGCGGTCGCCGCCGCGGCGACTCTCACGCTCACCGGCCTGCCGGGCCTCACCTCCAGTGCGGATGCCGCGCCGGCCAAGAAGCCACCGAACCCGGGGATGCTCTGCCGGGACTACTTCGACCTGGCCGAGGACCTCCAGGCCATCGTGGATCTGCCCGACGCGGATGCTGATGCCTCGCGAGCCAAGTCCCAGTGGGACACCTACGAGTACGAGAACCCGGGCAAGAAGTGGGACGGCCTCGGTCCGCCGTCCGAGGAGGACGTCAAACGGCTGGAGAAGGAGGCCAAGGAGCCTCCGAAGTCCCGGGCCGTCGACCGGGTCTGGTGGAAGTGGATCAGGGCCAGCAAGAAGAACCCGAAGGCCTACGGTGACTTCACCTACTGGCGCGACATCATCCTGATCAAGAACGCCGGAAACGACCCGCGCGGCAAGGCGTTCGAGAAGAAGATCATCAAGGATCACGGGCTCGTCGGCGACGACTGGATCTGCCAGAAGGAGTTCGACTTCACCGACCCCGACACCGGCGACACCCACCGGCGTCAGGCGGACGCCTGGAACAAGAAGACCGGAGAGGCGCTGGAGATCAAGTCCAACGGGCGCCCGGACCCCAAGCAGAAGCCCGGCGACATCGCCTGGTCCAAGCAGGAGAAGAGCCCGGTCAAGTCCCTGAAGTACGTCTTCGCCGAGCCGCAGGAGGAGGCTGCCAGGAAGCACCTGAGCGAACTGAAGAAGAACGCCCCGGGCAAGGTCACCGAGTACAACTACCGCTCCCGGAAGGTCGAGTTGGCCCCGGGCGGTGGCGTGCGGGACAAGACGACCACGATGCAGCCCCCGGGTTCCAAGGGCGTCACCGGCGGCGGCGCGCAGGACCTGATCCGCGAGTCGCGCCCGAACCCGAAGGCCATGAAGGAGTTCCTGGACCGCAAGAACGCGGCCGACCCCAACCGGCTCCAGCCCAAGGGGCCCGGCGGGGTGGACTTCACCACGCTGGAGCTGCGGTACATCGGCAAGCCGGTCAAGGGCAAAGGCGTCGACTACAGCTTCTCCGCCAAGGAAGTCCCCGAGGACACCGCCGGCTGGGGAGGCAAGGAGAAGGCGCAGCTCATCAACGACGCGTTCTTCACCTGGCTCGCCCTGACCCCGGAGAAGTTCTGGGTCAACCTCAACCCGGACCAGCCCGACAAGATCATGGACAGCGCGTTCGGGAAGACCGACGCCGGCCGGACCCTGCTGGAGGCCGACCTGGAGCTGAAGAGGGACTTCGCCGATGCGATGAACCCGACGAAGCGCCCGGAGGCCGACGAGTACTGGAAGTCGCTGCCCCGTAACTCCGAGGGCGTCCCCTGCTGGTTCCAGGTCCGCAACTGGATCGAGCCGGACACCGCGGTCGTCCGCGAGGAGAACGGCGGCATCCACATCCTGGACACGCCGCTGAAGGTCAAGGCCCAGTACCTGAAGATCGACAACATGCCGGGCGACCCGTACCTGTGCGAGTTCAACGAGGCCGAGAAGAAGGCCACCGAAGACCGCATGAACCGGCTGATCATGCCCGAGGTCGAAAGGCGCGTGAACAACGACGCGCGCTATGCCGACCTGCGCCGCGTCTACACGGCCCGGGTGGCGGCGGAGTTCATCCGCCAGCAGGACGCCAAGACCCCCACCGATTACCACAAGGTGATCAACAGCAACGACGTCTCCTCGTGGCCGCTGCGCGGGGAGAACAAGGACTGGACGCGGGAGAAGGTGTACCAGGCGTACCTGAAGTCGCTGCGTGAAGGCGAACAGCAGTGGGAGCACGACGCCGGCGGCGGCCGGTACACCATGAGCGTGGGCGGAGTGGACTTCTCCAAGCAGCCCAAGCGGAACATGACCAAGCAGCGCTTCGACACCGATCACCGCTATCTCCCTCGCGAGACGAAGTCGTCGGTGCGCACGCTGACGGACAATGCCAAGGACGGCGACGCGAACCTCTTGCTCTTGGGAGGCAACACCGTCTCCTCCGACATCTCCAGCGGCGGCGACACCCCGGGACCGGACCCGAAGCCGACTCCCACGCCGACCAAGCCGGGTGAGCCGACGGGCAAGCCCACCGACCCCGGCACGCCCCCGGCCACCGGCAGCAACGGCGGCGGCACGGGCGGGAAGGATCCGGAAGGCGACCTCGCCGACACCGGCTCCAGTGCGCCGGTCGGACTGATCGCCGGACTCGCCGCAGCCCTCGCGGCCGTCGGCGGCGGCCTGGTGTGGTGGAAGCGCCGCCGCACCGCCGACCAGGAGTAG
- a CDS encoding PaaI family thioesterase, whose protein sequence is MGDRPQQEQASPDVQKRVQNSFDRQGLMTHLGARMTHIGPGRVHIELPSGPEVTQQHGYVHAGATSAIADSAGGYAALTLFPEESEVLTVEYKINLLAPAAGDHIEAIGTVLKSGRTLTVCQLEVYGVRAGGDRKLVANGQQTLIRVDRPAG, encoded by the coding sequence ATGGGAGACCGACCGCAGCAGGAACAGGCGAGCCCCGACGTCCAGAAGCGTGTCCAGAACAGTTTCGACCGCCAGGGCCTCATGACCCACCTCGGCGCACGCATGACCCACATCGGCCCCGGCCGGGTCCACATCGAGCTCCCGTCCGGTCCCGAGGTGACCCAGCAGCACGGCTACGTCCACGCGGGTGCCACCAGCGCCATCGCGGACAGCGCCGGCGGTTACGCGGCGCTCACGCTCTTCCCCGAGGAGTCCGAGGTCCTCACCGTCGAGTACAAGATCAACCTCCTCGCACCCGCCGCGGGTGACCACATCGAAGCGATCGGGACTGTCCTGAAGTCCGGACGCACCCTGACCGTATGCCAGTTGGAGGTGTACGGCGTCCGGGCCGGCGGCGATCGGAAGCTCGTCGCCAACGGCCAGCAGACTCTGATCCGCGTGGACCGGCCCGCGGGGTGA
- a CDS encoding serine/threonine-protein kinase — protein sequence MDRSGPQHAARLATYGSVSTHLSLLSDRRLGEVVAAAIPLGSAIGGRSAELEVGGARVFVKRVPLTDVEMRPENVRSTANVFGLPAFYQYGVGSSGFGAWRELAVHTMTTGWVLGGEHGSFPLMYHWRVLPDSPLQGFADEFGGIDGAVAHWEGSPAVRERLEAIGRSSSSLVIFLEHVPHTLAAWLSAHRAAAPEGEYGPRYAWAEEALMRGADFMRSRGLVHFDAHFHNVLTDGRSIYFADFGLALSSKFELSWIEAKFLSDHLAYDGHYIANHLLRHHLPDGLRGSVDHGAFLHNWIAGERPEGVPPVIATIIDRHARTAVVLDGFHGRLLSESKRTPYPTADIERAGQGICSAE from the coding sequence ATGGACCGTTCCGGCCCGCAGCATGCCGCACGCCTGGCCACATACGGATCCGTATCCACTCACTTGTCGTTGCTGAGCGACCGTCGACTCGGCGAAGTCGTGGCCGCGGCCATCCCGCTCGGGTCCGCCATCGGGGGCAGGTCCGCGGAGCTCGAAGTCGGTGGGGCCAGGGTCTTCGTCAAACGGGTCCCTCTGACGGACGTCGAGATGCGGCCGGAGAACGTACGGTCGACGGCGAACGTCTTCGGGCTGCCGGCCTTCTATCAGTACGGGGTGGGCTCATCCGGGTTCGGGGCCTGGCGTGAGCTGGCCGTGCACACGATGACCACTGGCTGGGTCCTCGGCGGCGAGCACGGCAGCTTTCCGCTGATGTACCACTGGCGGGTCCTGCCGGACTCCCCTCTCCAGGGATTCGCCGACGAATTCGGGGGTATCGACGGGGCGGTCGCACACTGGGAGGGCTCGCCAGCCGTGCGTGAGCGGCTGGAGGCCATCGGCCGGTCCTCCTCCAGTCTTGTGATCTTCCTGGAACACGTGCCGCACACACTCGCCGCGTGGCTCAGCGCCCACAGGGCGGCCGCGCCGGAAGGCGAATACGGCCCGAGGTACGCGTGGGCGGAGGAAGCCCTGATGCGCGGAGCCGACTTCATGAGATCCCGCGGGCTCGTCCACTTCGATGCCCATTTCCACAATGTCCTGACCGACGGCCGGTCGATCTACTTCGCGGACTTCGGCCTCGCCCTGAGCTCAAAGTTCGAACTCTCTTGGATCGAGGCAAAGTTCCTCTCCGACCATCTCGCATATGACGGCCACTACATCGCGAACCATCTGCTACGGCACCATCTGCCCGACGGTCTGCGCGGCAGTGTGGATCACGGGGCGTTTCTGCACAACTGGATCGCGGGCGAGAGGCCCGAGGGCGTCCCGCCCGTGATCGCCACGATCATCGACCGGCACGCCCGGACTGCCGTCGTCCTGGACGGGTTCCACGGCCGCCTGCTTTCCGAGAGCAAGCGGACGCCGTATCCGACGGCCGACATCGAGCGGGCCGGGCAAGGAATTTGCTCAGCGGAATAG